A region of the Cannabis sativa cultivar Pink pepper isolate KNU-18-1 chromosome 3, ASM2916894v1, whole genome shotgun sequence genome:
ttacataaaattatactaacttctaatTTGGTAtatttttctcttgctgatttttctaacctttttcttgcaatattttcttgatttatttcaggaatcctaagtgcatgcgccgtcaaggacaaacagtcatattaccagttgatcctgaaattgagaaaacttgcaggaggaatcgaaagaacaagaggcaagaaagagtttcagcaactgctgaaacatcagagatcatggctgccaatgtgaacaataatgctggaaacaatgggggtaataacggtaataatggaggtgccgtggaagatcaagctaatggccgtagcttgagagattacattctccctactctgacgggagtgcagtcatgtatcaggccaccggcagtggatgcaaacaatttcgagattaagcctgccatccttcaaatggtgcagtcttcagttcagtttggtggtctcccttctgaagatcctaatttgcatctctctaacttcatggaactttgtgaaacttttaaggttaatggagttagcgatgatgccattcgactgagattgtttccattctcactgagagagcgagccaagagttggttgatctCCTTGCCACCAAATTCTATAGCAACATGGACAGACTTAGCAACAAAATTTCTGTCTAAATTCTTCCCTCCAgcaaagtctgcaaagctgcGAGGAGAAATAAACAACTTCTGTcagcaagataatgaatctctccatgaggcttgggagaggtttaaagatctaatcagaaaatgccctcatcatggtatagagaagtggatgctggttcacaacttttATAACGGGctggttggtaatactagaacttTAATAGATGCGGCGggtggagcttttatgagaaagagtgctaatgaggcttacgatctattagaggagatggctctaaataatcagcagtggccaactgaaaggagtcaaactaagaaagtagctggtgtgctagaggttgatgccatcacaaagttaacagctcaggttgaggcattgactaaaatcattgcagggcaagctaaacaagcccaagttatttgtgagatatgtggaggcaaccatcacttttcagagtgtcaggcagatgtggataatttgccaatggatcaagcaaaagccattgggaactactcccaaaataataattatgggcacaaccaacaggggttctaccagcagagaaatcagccccaacaaaaccaacaacaaagtcCTAGTGGCTCCAACatccaagctgatttattgctccaattcatgatggaaactagagcctctattaaaactctagaaactcaaatggaacaattggctactcaagtggcaaaccaagctcaaggaaattcagctagcactagtgaggcaaaaggaaaagagcaatgtaaagcaatttccttgaggagtggaaagaATTATGATGGGCCTGATGTGGTACAACCATTCAATGAAGAAGTTAAAGATCAATCAGCACCAACCCCAACATCAATAGAAAAGAAAACTACTGATAGCCCTGcaccaccacaacagtctctaccaatcagtattgatcatcatgtgaagataccttatcctcagagactccgaaagaccaatctagacaagcagtttacaaaatttctagaggtcttcaaaagactacacatcaacattccttttctttgaagccttggaacaaatgccccgttatgtgaagttcatgaaggagatattgtctaagaagcgaaaaatggaggactatgaaacagtggcattaactgaggagtgtagcgccattttgcaaaagaaactaccgcccaagcttaaagatccgggtagtttcaatattccatgctctatagggggttcagtggaaactaaagctctatgtgatctgggagcaagcattaatctaatgccgttgtctgtcttcaaaaggctaggattgggaaaagcaaagcccacaacagtgactctacaactagcggatcgttctctaactcatcctcgtggcataattgaagatgtactggtgaaggttggtaagtttatcttccctgctgatttcttaattcttgatatggaggaagattcaactattcccattattttgggaagaccattcttggccacgggtcgagcattaatagatgttcaaaagggggagttaaagttgcgagtccaagatgaagaggtcaattttaatgtttttgccccaactgacattcctacctgttgcaagattgaggtggtgaagggttcttttgttaaaactgataagaagaaagcaaagcctaaagagcgacttcgaacgattcagcgtcgttggaaaagattgatgtgtggtagttctgaaggtgagcttactcttgtgcaaaactctgaaatcaacactattggtggtaaattttcttcatttagtgCGAGGGCTCTTTTGAATGCAAAGGGTGGACTTGATCCCTTCTgatggggctcaggtaagtttctctcatcctggtttattttcacacattggggacaatgtgcattttagtttgggggggggaacttaatctattttttttcgcgtttatttgttttagtttagttttagttttttttttttagtcttgcgtgatagctaaattgaaaaatggattgaattgttgttattcacttgtgcaatggattgaaacataactgtgtgcttgacttgcaactgtttgaattaaattggatgtgtgctaggaagtgattcatgtagatttaaaacatttgctattctcacatatcacttgtgttctatttggattgtggaatgattgattgaacatggaatagaatttgtttgacatactctcttgaagcgaaatccttgatgatttttgtttggaaaatgatttaggcaaattttctttggatcgattgagcctttcaagcctacctgaAAAAAATTTTtccttagtatacccaaagttgagccttagcctgttttaaaatttttcaccaCTTCACGGAGCTGAATTCGTTATTCTAAACTCTttttcaccctgaacatatTTTGTTATGCCATAAGCCTTGAAACAAGTTTGGGGGGGGGATAAGTGctgtaagtgaaaaaaaaaatatataaagtgtaggaatgagagattgaaaaaaaaataataagaa
Encoded here:
- the LOC133035503 gene encoding uncharacterized protein LOC133035503, translated to MPRYVKFMKEILSKKRKMEDYETVALTEECSAILQKKLPPKLKDPGSFNIPCSIGGSVETKALCDLGASINLMPLSVFKRLGLGKAKPTTVTLQLADRSLTHPRGIIEDVLVKVGKFIFPADFLILDMEEDSTIPIILGRPFLATGRALIDVQKGELKLRVQDEEVNFNVFAPTDIPTCCKIEVVKGSFVKTDKKKAKPKERLRTIQRRWKRLMCGSSEGELTLVQNSEINTIGGKFSSFSARALLNAKGGLDPF